GCACCAAGGAGTACGGCTACATCTGCGTGCGGATCGTGAGCGAGCGGGAGGCGCAGGGCTACTACCTCCGGGAGCTGGCGATCACGCGGACAGACCGGGTGAGAGGCCTCTCATTTCTCCCGCTCCTTTGGCTGGGGCGTCGGGACACTGGCTGAGCCGTGGCGGGGGACAGGCAGCCAGCCTGTAGCTTCGTAGCTTGGCGCTGTTGGAGAAATATTTCTTATCGATGCGGTTCCTCCCGGTATTGCGCCAGGGGTTACAGCTCTTGCGTTCATTTCCCCTTTAGCCCCGTCGGGTTCTGGTTGTCGGCCTGCTTCTGGAGGTTTGCACTGCAGGGAATGCTTCTTGTGCTACTGTGCCTTTTGGATTTGCACTGGGGTTCTGCTGgctttgagagagagagtttcCCGAACAAGGATCCATGCAATCAGAAAGTCCCTGACCTCCCCAGTAAAGGCATCCATCCCTTGCATTTGTCAGCACGCTCCTATTCGCTTGGGTGGCTACACAGATGGGCTCTATCCTAGCAGAATAGTCTCTCTGCCCCATCTCTAGGTTGTATCgaccattttttttctctcattcttgggttgtaaactccttggggcagggaccatcatcTTTTGGGGCATTTTGCGTGCACTGTACTGTCGCACATGGGCTGTTCTAACCAAGCAACCGGGCTATCTGTCCGACAGGAGGAGCACCCCAGACAGGTAAAGCACTATCAGTATTTCAGCTGGCCAGACCACGGGGTCCCCAACGAGCCAGGAGGGGTCCTCAGCTTTCTGGACCAAGTCAACCGAGCACAGCGAAGCATTCCAGACTCTGGGCCAATCGTCGTGCACTGCAGGTAAACACCAGCGACCTGGCAGCCAGCGGGGTTGTGTCGGTGGCCAGAGGGGGCGGTTGCTTACGTGAGCCAATAACGAACAGAGGTGAAATCTGTTACAGCAAGGCCTTGAAATGAACCTCCCTTGGCACTACACTAGGGGACAATGCTTAGCACTTCCCTAGGGCTGTTATGGATAGGGTAACTGAGGCAGTCtgcggcagagccaggattagaactggGGAGGTTTGGGTTCCCAGTTCCCTGCCCAGACCACTGGACTACGCTTCTCTGAGGACTCTGCTTCCGCAAGTCTTTAGAGCAAATATTCCTGACACCGGCTCCGATGGGCTTGATGCGCCGATGGAGGGCGTGCACTGAACTGGCTCGTTATGTAGGGTCTGGGGAGGCATTTTGGCTTTTCCCACACTGATCCCGCCTTGTCTTCTCTCCCCAGCGCTGGAATAGGACGCACGGGCACTATCATAGTGATTGATATCCTGGTGGATATTATTCACAGGCAAGGTATGGCAACTGATCTGTCCCAGGGCATTCGCTCCCCCCCTTGTCTCCAGGGTGTTCCCTTCGGTTGCAGAATGGCAGTATAGTCTAACCCAATCCCCCTACAAGTGCAGTGAGTTTGAAGATCTCTGGCCAATGGGCTCGGCCATAAGTCTCTTGTTATGGGCTTTGACCTGAAAGTATCTAGACGGCTGAGGAAAGGCCTCTTACCCCACTGGAATGTAAAGTTTCCACTTCTGGGCTGGCAGGCAAAAGGGGGATAGTGCTCTGCCTCATAAGGAAGAAATCCACTGCCTCCCAAAACAAGCAAGCATGCCCAGATGCCCCCAGCAAGCTCTGGTTGAGGGTGAGCTCTTGGCCTCACTTGGGAAGTTCTGCCATTGGCTTCAGAGGGGCCAGTTCACCCCGAGTGCCTCCTTAAAGCCCTCTTTCCTTATGGAAAGGTGTGGCTCACGCCCACCAGCCTCTAGGAGGTAATGGAGAAGGATCTCCTTTCCGGGAGCTCGGAGAGTCATCCTCCAGGGCAATGTAGCCAGGACAGAATTCTCCATCGTGTTCTACAGGAGAGTTCCAGACACCTGCAGATAGGTCTTCCTTCCCTGGTTAACCCTTCTGCAAGAGTCCGGTAGGGTTTATTTCATGGCTTCCAAGCTGCTCAAAGGAGGCGGGGTCTGTGTTTGGGGAacgggtgggggaagagagagggactcctccccccacctcgcTGAAATTTCCCTCAATTCCTGATCCTTTGCTTCTCCCCCTCGAGCAGGTTTGGACTGTGACATAGACATCCCCAAAACCATCCAGATGGTGCGCAGGCAGCGCTCTGGCATGGTGCAGACGGAGGCGCAGTACAAGTTCGTTTACATGGCTGTTCAGCAGTACATTGAGACCGAGCAGAAGAGGCTAGAAGAAGAGCAGGTGGGTCCCGTTCCTGCCCAGTGATATTAGGCATATCGATGGGAATTGGCTCACTGGCAGAATCTGGTCTGAACCAACCCTCCCTGGTCAGAACAGGAAATCTGAATGGAGCCGCTTCTCTCTGTCGTGGGATGAATCCAAATCCTGGACCTGGACTCACTTGAACGCAAGCACTAGAAATCTAGATCCGAGCCCAGCCTTCTCCAAGCTGCTGAACTCATGTGTGGATTGACATAGTTCCCAGCTATGAACTTGGATCCAAATCCAGCTCCCAGGTGTGAACCCAGGGAAGATGGATTTGGGCCCATCTCCGGTTAATAGCGAAACTGGGAGAAATCTTACTGTAAAAACTTGGCAACTTCATGAGCCTCAAGTGTTTGCTCGTCCGTGGAACCACGTGCCCTCCCTGTTGGGTCTGGGCTCTGCTGTGCACCAGGAGTAGCTCCTGTGGCTTCCAAACATACTCCCTGCCTCCGTAGCAAGAGGAAATGCTAGGTGATGCTCttacaaagagaggctagggggACTGGGGATCGGGATCATGTCTTTCCAGCTGTGCGCACCTCCACTCTTCTCGTCAGCATCTCAGacttggggagctgggctcttccCCAGGTGCTGTGGAAATGTGTCTGTGGGGAAAACGTCTTCCGTTCCTTTAACTCGTCCTACTCGCTACCTGCCTGTAGGGCAGAAGATCTGCTCTGCAGCCATTCTTGTGCCTCCATTCTTGCTTCTGGTGGACGTTTCATCTCCTTGCTTTCTCTCTTTCAGAGGAGTAAGAGGAAAGAGCGGGACTACCTGAATATCCGACACCCTCCTATGGATAAAGCCAGAGCCAAAGGGCAGCCGCTCCCACCACGCGTCTCTGCGTAAGTttgcatggagggagggagattaCTGACGTGACGGGGAACAGATGGAGCTGAATGACCATAGGCCCCAGTGGCCGCCATCTTTCATGCAGCCGCTTCCTTCCACCTGGGGCCACTTCTAGCGTGCGAGCGGGAGGCGACTGGCTAGAACTGGCCACGTAAATATTAAGCAAACGTAGCGACACCCCAGCCTGATGGTCCGTCCCATTTTTGCAGCTACCGTAGGGGTGTTCAGTTGGCAATTAAGCCCCTTTTTCTTGGAAATGTCCCGTGAGCCgtgggagagaggaaggaggggagaagagaagagtagCAATAAGCTAGTGCAGAGTGCAAGAAAGCGAGAGGATGAGTTGGGGGAGAGGTGAGCATGAGCCCAGACAAGCAGAGGGCTGAGCGAATAATGtacttttcagttcactggcaactctgaccaataaaataaaaattcatttGGGGGCTCACAAAACACTGGATTTCGAGCGTTTTTTTTAACGttgaattttaaataaaatctcaGGCGTTCCCATCGAAAACCCGAGGCAGTTGGTTTGGAAAAGgtccaaatgaaacattttagatTTTCAATTATTTGTTTAGTGTTTTTCCACCGAAGCAAATTGGCGAAATTAGCGGGAATTTACCAAACGTTTCCCAGtcgctgaatctgcatttttcaccagaaaaaaaaacattttaggtCGATAAACGTCATCCAGTTCTGCTGAGGGCCCTTCATGGACAGTAGAAGTTCTACACTGATGTCTCTTGTTTTAGATAGGAGAGTGATGAGCAGGGAGAATGTCCTATATAGGACAATGGATTTCCCACCACTggtaactttttttgtttttaaagcagtggtttttcAACCTTTCATTTGTGGACTCCTAAAAAAAAACGTTTCAAACacaggtgtggacccctttggaaatcttagacatagtctgtggacccccaggggtctgtggactGCAGGTTGAAAACCACCGTTTTAAAGAGATTGTCTAGTTCGAATgactttggggcagttctctgacctgtgctatgcagaaagtcagacgagagggtcacagtggtcccttctggccttggaatttctgagtgggaggggcagggtttgAGTAACTCCACTCACTCATCCAAGAGGGACCCTGCTGGGCTGATGGCACCTGTCTAAATGTTCAAAAACTTGGAGGTTTCACTTGGAGTTCTTGGCTGCGTTTGTAACGCTAAGTGAAGGTAGGGAGGGATCACAGGTGGGACAAAGCCGAAGAAAACTATTCCCCCCCTTGCTGAATTTTGCATATCACTTATTGTTTCACAAAGTCTGCGCTGGATTTCAAGTGAAGTTCGGGGTTACTGGGGTCTGGGATTTTGGTTGGACCCATTCTGAACAAGAAAGTTGGTTTGCAAAAATCAGATCTGGATCCAGGTTCCTATCCACCTCCCCCTTGCAGAGAGTCCGTTGTTTTGGCTCAGCCCTATCTTTAGACATATGGGAAGTATCGGTGATATTCTCACTCGGATCATGTCCCAGTGTGGCATGCATATACAAAGGCTCGCATCTTGGATGACTGTTCAGGGCTCAGTCTGTGTGTACATTAAATGTCTGAGGGGCGGCAGGGATGAATTGTGTGGGCGTGAATAGGCAGCGGGGTAATTCCCAATCTTGCCATCTACAAGGCGGTGGCGGGGAAGGCTTGGAATTCTGTTCAAGGGCCCCCAGGCAACCTGCTCTGGGGGGAGGAATTCAGAGTAAGAGGGTTACTCACAGCAAGGCTTTGTGTATCTTTCCAGGGTCGATGATGACTCAGCCACCGTCTACGAGAACCTGAACATCAAAAGCTCAAAGGTTTCAGGGATGAATAATGCAGGGAGATAAAGGGGCCGGAAGGAGAGCTGGCTGGAGGCTGCACAGGTACTTTCGTTCTCAGAGGTTGGCACTAAACTTCACCAGGAGACTGTTGGCTCTGGTCCCTGTTTGGCATCATACGTGAAGTGCGTGGCCCCATCTTCCCAGGGAAAACCAGCTATTTCCTGGGTCAGTTTAACAGACCTCAAAAATGTTTGTGCAGCTCCTGGGCAGTGCCCAGCtggtgatggggtggggagaaatgGGGCAAGACTTGAAGAAAAAGTTTTATTATGAAAACTGCCTTAGAATGAGACCCAGAGTGCGAGTTGAGGCTGTTTTCCTAGTGTAGACTgagggtgcgtctacactgcagtctgtTGGGATTGCAGCTTGAGTAGACGTACCCAGGCTAGCCTGGCTACAAACAGCCATGTAGATACAGTAGCATGGACTTCAGCGCAGGCATCCAGAACCCTGGGTACCTACTTGTGTTGCTGAAAGCCCTGCCACCGCATCTACGCTGCTGGTTTTAGTCCTGCTAGCGCAGGTATGTCTGCTTGAGCCTCAGTCGCGCCTCCGATTGGATCCCGGAGCGAGAGAGACATACACGTGCCTACTGGGAGCGTCgtctttcgtgtgtgtgtgtgtgtgtgtgtgcgcgcgcgcatcaCTCATTACGCATAATAGCTGacactttctcctcctctcttgtTTTGGGTTTTAGGATTTACAGTGTTTACGTCCACACTTTCCAAGTTCTGTCACAGCTGCCTCCCTCCACCCTCgtggcccctccccaccccttcaagCACCTTGGATCCAGCGAGGAACCAAAATGCCGAAAGCATCTGAGCGGGGCAGAGTGCGCGCCTCAGGAACACGCCTCAATCTAACTTATTCACGGGAGCGACCTTTTCTGGTCCCTTTTTCACGTAGGCCGATATTTATGTGCAAGTGCCTCTGGATGGTCATAGGGCATAAAAgctcagttttaatttttttttgtttaaaagaattaaattaatttttaaagaaattgattttgtaaaaagttaaaataaagtgACATGTTTAGGAGCTTTGCCTGCTCAGGACAGTCACCGGGGTGTTGCTGCACTTCATGGCTTCGTGAGGTCGGTCGTGTCTCAGCTAGAGGTGTTTAAACTGAATCTTGGGTTAACTCTACTGCCATGGAAGTGATGGACTGGACCTAGGTACAGTGCAAATAACCGCTGTGTAAATGCCGCCCTCCCTCATTCCTTTAGAAAATGCACCTCCGTTCTGCCGTGCTAGGCTTGGGCACTTATACAATCTGCCGAAGCGCCTAGCTCCTGACCCCGGAGCAACCCCTGCTATTGCAGCATGCAGAGAAGCAGTGTGGTGCAGTGGACTTGTCTGTCTGGTAGCAAAATCCCCATGCTGCACGGTTACTAGATTCTGACATGCACGTGAGTGAGGAGCCAGCGTTCGATCCCTCATCTCCTCCAACACAGGCCTCTGCTGCGGGAGCTAAGAGATCTCCCGTAGCTGCTGGTAAAAGCAGTAGGGAGGCAACTTTTATCTGTGCTCTGGGCAACATCACGTGTACCATCAGCACATTAGGGCATAGAGTTCCgagttctgttcctgactctgtcGCTGTCTGGCTGGATGCCCCGTGTTTGTTCCCCCACGTTTGTATGCTGAGCCTAATGCTATGTATACAAAATAGGGGAGCTGCGGGCAATGAttaatgtttgtgcagcaccGCCAAGAAGAGAGCAGGTTTTGGAATGTTAATATTCCGGCTCTCTTCGCGCACCTCAGATTTCACTGGCAGCACTTCCTGCTATTGCAACCGCTCTGCCAAAGAATCTCCTTTCTGCTGGACTCCTTGCTATGCAAAAGAGCCTGAATGCCAGGGCCGAAACCAGGCGAGCTTGTCTTGGGCAGCTGttaatgggagggaggggggaagaaacaTTCTTCCTTGTCTGTGTGGGATAATGGACGTGCTGGGCCGTGGCATTAGCTCGAGTTGCTGCTCTCCCCGGGCACTGCAGGGGTTGAACAAAGAGCAGACCGATGGAACGGGGCTGATTTACCGGCTGGCATCGTCAGTCGTTTGTCACAGGGACAAGAAAACAGTTTATTTTTATGCACTTTTAATAAATGTTGAATAttctaaaggtttttttttctttttaagtttgAAATGCTTGTGAAAGTGACCGATGGACGCTTGAAGGGGGGTAGGATGCCAGCCGGTGCCAGGCCTCTCCTAGCCAAAGAAACCTGCTCCTCTTAGACCCTGATCAGAGTCCCACGCAAGTGGTCCAAACAGTTTGGGCTAGCTGTGTACCATGAGCCTCTGTAGCCCATTACCAGTTCTTCCAAAGccagccctaccctccagctttcAGCGTGGCAgcaggctgggaagggaggggtatTAAAATGCTGCAAGTGGGATGGACGTGTGTCGAGTGTCCATATGGTAAATCAGTGGGAACGGATGTGATGGTGGCAGGTGGACAGGTTCAGCCTGGGCCATTGTTTGTAGAGGGAAGTCAAAGGAGCATATGGCAGTCAGATGTGTGGCCAGTGACACAGGAGCTAGCTACAACTCGCCCCCATCACAttccttctcctctgctttgAGGCAATGCAGGCACTTATCCATCCCCCAGCAGACTATCACTGAAGTCTCATCAGTAGTGGCCAGATGACAAGATCACCCAAGAGAGTCCCTGGCAACCCAAATGGTTCTGACAAACACGGTGTTAAAAGCTCTGGGTCCAGTGGCCAGGGAACTGGGCTGGATGGTACCAGCCTTCTAAGGCTTGCTATAAATCAGCAACCTATTGAATCTGTTGCAGCAACCAGGACTCTGCTGAAATCCTGCCTGGCAAAGCTCCCATGCCACCACCGGCTGCAGCGTGCTATCCTATTCCAATCCCTCTTTATGGCTTTGATGGCAAGAGGAGAGATGAGCGGGGGATCTGCCTTTGTTTTTTCCAGCTGGAGAAAGGAAAAAGACCAACCAGCCCACAAAATGAACCTTCCCCCTCTGTTCAGGTGGCTGTAATAATATGACTAGAGAGAGACTGCAGCAGGGGTGCTGAGGGTTGGGGAGTGTAGTTGCAAGCTGCTGATTAGTGTAAACATTTATTACTTTAGAGCACAACTGTGTCTCTAGTTTGGCTTATTGTGTCCAGCTGGGCACTGAGTGCTGGATTGATGCAGAATTTGGGCAAATGCAATTAGCATCTGATCTGGATTTTAAGCTTAACACCCCTAAAGCGCACCCATAAGAAGGAACAATGTCACGGAGTTAACTTCTGCAGCCGGTGCCACCTATGTAAAATGTACAAAGCATCTAAATACTATTACAGCACTTGCATCTAATGCTGGCTATGTTAAATTATTCTCTTAAACTGCATTATCAGGTCTCTCTACTCTAACAATGGCTTATTGTTCACTGAGCCCCTCATCTTCGAGCAATGCAGAAGTCAGCCTGTTAAATACATAGTTGGAGCAACTGCCCTGTGTCTTACCCCAGTGGCTTTAAAGGGTGTCAGTATTAGTTATGGAGCTAGACTGACATTTTTGTTATGTCTGGGAGACTGAGTCTTGTACGTTGGCTACTGCATTTTAAGTTGAGCTGTGCAAAATTCTCTGTGAAGTGGTAATCCCTGGGAGGGctaggttggtttgtttttttcatgtTAGAGAAATAAACTACTCCCCTGGcccctgtttgtttttttaattttaaaaaaaagtggccAAGCTAAATATTAAGCAGAGATGGCTTTGCAACAAAAACATGCAGAAATTTGTATTTTTCTAAGCACCACATTTGCGGGCAATTCCACAAAAAAATTACTGGGAACTTTAAAGCACAAGTGTCGGTCTGGGAGAGGTGAAAATTTGTAAAATTTTCTTTTCACACCTTCAGCATGGTCTTCTCTGAGCTGAGTCTTGTTCTGCTGACCAGAGTAAAAAGCTACACCTCTATCTCAATATAACgggacccgatataacacaaattcagatataacacggtaaagcagcactctggggggaCGCTGCGCGCTCccgtggatcaaagcaagttcaatataacactgtttcacctataacacagtaagatttttttggctcccgaggacagtgtaatatcgaggtagaggtgtagtactaGACCCAAATCCCAAGCAGAGGCAGGTAAACACCTCCAGCAATAGTTTAACACGAACAAACATACAgttgaaaatgtttaataaagcACATTGTATAAAATTAAATATTGTCACtttagagagagacacacacagcttTCGCATGCTTCTTTCCAAGGGCGGCTGGATTTCTCTCCCTTAGAAATAATCACATCTTGACTCTTTTCACAGTGTTGTCGGTTTCCAAGAAAATACCCCTTCCATTAGCACTTCCTTCCCGTCGGTGAGTCGAAAGGGCCAAGCCCAGTCACCGCTGTGTCTTTATGGCACCAGCCTCACACTTTGAGGCACAGGCACCTTTCCTGGGAAGCAGCAGTCCTAGAAACATGCCCTTGTGCAAGTCTTCAAGGCTCCGTTATCGATGTAGCATTTAGGATCCCTAGAGATTTAGGGGAAGCAGTGGCTTAATATATGGCTATGCACAAGCCCCCGCCTCATTGCATTGGCACAGTTGTGTGAAAGCAAGGGGCTGGATTAACAGTGGCTGTTCAGGTGACGTTCAAAGTGCATAGGCGGAACGGTGGGTAGGCCGAGAACAGGGGCTGCCACAGCTTGGCAGTGAGGTAAGTTGGCGACGTCCGGTAGGCAGCAGCTTGACCCAGTTCAGTGGGGTGGAGGTGCTTTGGCAGAGCTCCTCGGCATGGGCAGCCTTTTAAATGCCAGCTCTGGCTAGCGAGAGGGTGGGCTGGTCCCGGGCGCTGGTGGGGTTGTCTGTGTAAACGGAAGGGGGTTCGGCCTGGTGAATGTAACCGTCCTTGTGAAGCAGCGGAGGTTCCCAGTTTTCAGGGCACACTGCACCGGCCACAGAATGATGCACAGCAGGATGATGACCAGGGCCGAGAGAAGGACGATGCGTTTCCAGTCGTCGCACATGGCACAGCGGGACAGCCTCCCGGCCATGCCCTCTGTCGGCGTCACGGGGGGATTGGGCTTGCTCATGGCAACGTCGAGGCAGATGCATGTGTCGGGATCTTCTGGGTCCTGGGATGACTGCCTGCAGCACAGCTTGCTACCCTCCATCCACACCACCTTCTCCCGTTGGTATTCGGGGGGCAGGGTGGacaggagctcctggctggtCTGGAGAGCTGGAGGGCCCTCAAGGGGGATCTCCGTGAGCTGTctgcagagggggcagggcagctggtcCTCgacgcggggctggggcagcgccGAGGTCAAGCGGGCCACACATTCCAGACAGAAGACGTGTGAGCACCGGAGCAGCTTGGGTGTCTTGAAGCTGTTGTCATAGGTGTTGAAGCAGATGGAGCACTCGATGGGGGAGGTCGGTTTGGGGGAGGCAAGA
Above is a genomic segment from Mauremys reevesii isolate NIE-2019 linkage group 21, ASM1616193v1, whole genome shotgun sequence containing:
- the RNF223 gene encoding RING finger protein 223 isoform X1 → MESSALLLPSQIMGSGTWGSVMSCFPQMWRTEMPDSPTSPVPAAPDEIPIPMSPIIVSSPTDSRRLSSPTSSLASPKPTSPIECSICFNTYDNSFKTPKLLRCSHVFCLECVARLTSALPQPRVEDQLPCPLCRQLTEIPLEGPPALQTSQELLSTLPPEYQREKVVWMEGSKLCCRQSSQDPEDPDTCICLDVAMSKPNPPVTPTEGMAGRLSRCAMCDDWKRIVLLSALVIILLCIILWPVQCALKTGNLRCFTRTVTFTRPNPLPFTQTTPPAPGTSPPSR
- the RNF223 gene encoding RING finger protein 223 isoform X2 encodes the protein MSCFPQMWRTEMPDSPTSPVPAAPDEIPIPMSPIIVSSPTDSRRLSSPTSSLASPKPTSPIECSICFNTYDNSFKTPKLLRCSHVFCLECVARLTSALPQPRVEDQLPCPLCRQLTEIPLEGPPALQTSQELLSTLPPEYQREKVVWMEGSKLCCRQSSQDPEDPDTCICLDVAMSKPNPPVTPTEGMAGRLSRCAMCDDWKRIVLLSALVIILLCIILWPVQCALKTGNLRCFTRTVTFTRPNPLPFTQTTPPAPGTSPPSR